In Brevibacillus brevis NBRC 100599, a single genomic region encodes these proteins:
- a CDS encoding carbohydrate ABC transporter permease, which yields MHREHLGWRTGRAIVLTLFLAFAIFPLYWIIITSLKGQKEIFSLPIQYWPQQVTLNNYLEIFQISHFQVYIWNSFLVSLVASAMVVFIAMLGGYVLARFSFKGKRQVMFGFLVTQMIPMFIGMAPLYVMMSKMHILNSLFSLMLIYTVMLIPFCTIIMSGFFQRIPNALEEAAMMDGCSRLSALFRVIVPIMLPGIAATFIFAFVQCWNELIMAVLFIDEESVKTIPVAMNAFIKKYDIEWGAMSAATVLSVIPTMLLFAFCQKYLVEGLTQGAVKG from the coding sequence ATGCATCGTGAACATCTAGGGTGGAGGACTGGCAGAGCGATTGTCTTGACCTTGTTTCTTGCGTTCGCGATTTTCCCGCTGTATTGGATTATCATTACGTCGCTCAAGGGTCAAAAGGAAATCTTTTCGCTGCCGATTCAATATTGGCCACAACAGGTGACGTTGAACAATTATCTGGAGATCTTTCAGATTTCCCACTTCCAGGTGTACATCTGGAACAGCTTTCTCGTTTCCTTGGTCGCTTCGGCTATGGTCGTGTTCATCGCGATGCTCGGCGGTTACGTGTTGGCTCGCTTTTCGTTTAAAGGAAAGCGTCAGGTGATGTTTGGATTTCTCGTCACCCAAATGATTCCGATGTTCATTGGCATGGCGCCGTTGTACGTGATGATGTCCAAAATGCACATCTTAAACAGCCTGTTTTCGTTGATGCTCATCTACACAGTCATGCTGATTCCCTTTTGTACGATTATCATGTCTGGCTTTTTCCAACGGATACCCAATGCCTTGGAGGAAGCAGCGATGATGGACGGCTGCTCTCGATTGAGCGCTTTGTTTCGCGTCATCGTACCGATCATGCTCCCCGGAATTGCGGCCACGTTTATTTTCGCCTTCGTTCAATGCTGGAACGAGCTGATTATGGCCGTTCTGTTCATTGATGAAGAGTCGGTCAAAACGATTCCGGTCGCGATGAACGCCTTTATCAAAAAATACGATATCGAATGGGGAGCGATGTCGGCAGCTACGGTGCTGTCAGTCATCCCAACGATGCTATTGTTTGCCTTTTGCCAAAAGTACTTGGTGGAAGGGCTCACACAAGGTGCCGTAAAAGGCTAG
- a CDS encoding sensor histidine kinase → MISFEGFTLLILLFILAPIIGAIALLFLFIFEKRIDLLENKNLKIELEKELQQALYNQLNQQIQPHFLFNTLNVILSLARLNRTKELVRALEVLSQFLKFKYKSTEPLISLAREITYTEQYLEIQKLRFGDRLRIQLDCADDLLQASIPPFVLQTIVENAFKHGLERKMGEAILDIRISRKDDDVLLTVIDNGSSGLTAFQNESEIETEQPHEESGHGLDNIRRRLHLCFGDHAHLELAPISEGGTLVSVRWPCTYEQIDLR, encoded by the coding sequence ATGATAAGCTTCGAAGGTTTCACATTACTCATTCTGCTGTTTATTTTGGCTCCTATCATAGGAGCTATTGCTTTATTGTTTCTGTTCATTTTCGAGAAGAGGATTGATCTGTTAGAAAACAAGAATCTGAAGATCGAGCTGGAAAAAGAGTTGCAGCAAGCGCTCTACAATCAATTGAATCAACAAATCCAGCCTCACTTCTTGTTTAATACGCTAAATGTCATTCTGAGTCTGGCGCGATTGAACCGAACGAAGGAACTGGTGAGAGCGCTCGAAGTCCTCTCCCAGTTTCTCAAATTCAAATACAAATCCACAGAGCCGTTGATTTCATTGGCGCGGGAGATTACGTACACGGAGCAATATTTGGAGATTCAAAAGCTGCGTTTCGGTGATCGGCTCCGAATTCAGCTAGATTGTGCAGATGATCTCTTGCAAGCATCTATTCCGCCATTCGTCTTGCAGACGATAGTGGAAAATGCATTTAAGCATGGATTGGAACGAAAAATGGGCGAAGCTATCTTAGACATCCGCATAAGCCGAAAAGATGACGATGTCCTGCTTACGGTCATCGACAACGGTTCTTCCGGACTCACAGCATTCCAGAATGAAAGTGAGATCGAAACTGAACAGCCACATGAGGAGAGCGGTCACGGGTTGGACAACATCCGCAGGCGGCTCCACCTTTGTTTTGGTGATCATGCACATCTGGAGCTTGCTCCGATATCTGAGGGAGGAACTCTTGTGTCTGTCAGGTGGCCCTGTACGTATGAACAAATCGATCTGAGGTGA
- a CDS encoding response regulator transcription factor: protein MNVLLVDDEPLELDQLEYLIQPMFPLWKFYKAADGSRAMAISQKVPLHLAFLDINLPGKSGLVLGEELRAQHKDIELIIVTAYQDFHYAKQSIRLGVVDYITKPVIESELVDILKKYQKSPALSAYTRIISDAMNIIHQKFAEKLNLADLAAEVHINPTYLSRRFHEEVGVSFSEYLMQYRIQMSKKFLIAHPDWSISTVAERTGFNSQHYFSTIFRKVVGKTPKEYRDKGNAS, encoded by the coding sequence ATGAACGTACTACTCGTGGATGACGAACCGTTGGAGCTGGACCAACTCGAGTATTTGATTCAGCCCATGTTCCCCTTGTGGAAATTCTACAAGGCCGCAGATGGCAGCAGGGCCATGGCGATCAGCCAGAAGGTTCCTCTTCATCTCGCCTTTCTGGACATTAATCTTCCGGGGAAATCCGGGCTGGTGCTTGGCGAAGAGCTGAGAGCCCAGCACAAAGACATCGAGCTCATCATTGTAACGGCTTATCAAGATTTTCATTATGCCAAGCAATCGATCCGCCTCGGTGTCGTGGATTACATCACGAAGCCCGTCATTGAGAGCGAGCTGGTCGACATTCTGAAAAAATATCAGAAGAGCCCTGCCCTCTCTGCTTACACCCGAATTATTTCTGATGCGATGAACATCATTCATCAAAAATTCGCGGAGAAGCTGAATTTGGCTGATCTGGCCGCAGAGGTCCATATCAATCCGACGTATTTGAGCCGCCGTTTTCATGAAGAAGTAGGCGTCTCATTCTCTGAGTATTTAATGCAGTACCGCATTCAAATGTCGAAGAAGTTCCTGATCGCTCATCCTGATTGGAGCATATCGACGGTTGCGGAGCGGACTGGCTTCAACAGCCAACACTATTTCAGCACCATTTTTCGCAAGGTAGTGGGGAAAACCCCGAAAGAATACCGAGACAAGGGGAATGCATCTTGA
- a CDS encoding phosphotransferase family protein, whose protein sequence is MTTTTQTYIQHIQAMYPELTITSAYFNEMGQNNDVLIVNDAYVFRFPKYTAGIEQLKMETSILRTVRPYLSLPIPAPIYLSFAEEAPGRVFAGYPLLEGEPFTREAFQAASRQNAVPTVATQLAQFLHELHQLPVSSLLPELISDDFDMAKQLTELYEQIASKLFPAMREQAKRDVAERFEAYLADPAHFDFQPCLTHGDFGTGNILYSPAKQRITGIIDFGGSGVGDPAYDLAGLCASYGEAFLQHFNPVYPQLEQVMTRMRFYRSTFALEEALFGLTNDDETAYLAGMRDYL, encoded by the coding sequence ATGACAACGACAACGCAAACGTATATCCAACACATTCAAGCAATGTATCCAGAGTTGACCATCACTTCCGCCTACTTTAACGAGATGGGCCAAAACAATGATGTACTCATCGTCAATGACGCGTACGTGTTTCGTTTTCCGAAGTACACCGCCGGAATCGAGCAACTGAAGATGGAAACGAGCATTTTACGCACGGTAAGACCATATCTCTCCCTGCCGATTCCGGCTCCGATCTATTTGTCCTTTGCCGAGGAAGCACCTGGGCGAGTGTTTGCCGGATATCCGCTACTCGAAGGCGAGCCTTTTACCCGAGAAGCTTTTCAAGCAGCCTCGCGTCAAAACGCGGTACCGACTGTCGCTACCCAGCTGGCACAATTTCTTCATGAGCTGCACCAGCTCCCCGTCTCCTCCTTGCTCCCGGAGCTTATCTCTGACGATTTTGACATGGCCAAGCAGTTGACTGAGCTGTATGAACAGATTGCTTCGAAGTTGTTCCCTGCCATGCGTGAGCAAGCGAAAAGGGATGTAGCTGAGCGCTTTGAAGCATACCTGGCAGACCCTGCCCACTTTGATTTTCAGCCTTGCTTGACTCATGGAGATTTTGGCACAGGGAATATCTTGTACTCCCCGGCAAAACAACGCATCACTGGCATCATCGACTTTGGCGGCTCTGGTGTAGGCGATCCGGCATACGACCTCGCTGGACTATGTGCGAGCTACGGAGAAGCGTTTTTGCAGCATTTCAACCCGGTGTACCCCCAGCTTGAACAGGTGATGACAAGGATGAGATTTTACCGCAGTACATTTGCCTTGGAAGAAGCGCTGTTTGGTCTGACAAATGACGATGAGACAGCTTACCTAGCTGGCATGCGAGACTACCTCTAG
- a CDS encoding DMT family transporter, translating into MLRSYLLLIFCVTAWGSNFVFGKMLVAEFSPLFLSAMRLLFIVLFLLIWSRGRLKMPKLSRTDWLLLAVLGVVGVFINQWSFYKGLVTADPTTSALILALTPITTALLAALFLKESLTGRMAIGSVIGTSGVIFVIYTGAELHFDVGILWIVLTMLTFATSIILVRLLGHRLPPLVTTLVSNLIGFGSLLPFVLISIPTAMVSTSLSSWLLLFVTGVVMHGIVTLIWNSQLQKVGAAKAAMFANLEPFIAMLFGLLLLAKPVTGVQFFGAILIIAGVTLTTTSKEPRKKKNPSSLSS; encoded by the coding sequence ATGCTACGCTCCTACTTGCTGCTCATTTTTTGCGTAACCGCTTGGGGTAGCAATTTCGTCTTCGGGAAAATGCTCGTCGCCGAGTTTTCTCCGCTCTTTTTATCGGCTATGCGTCTCTTGTTTATCGTGTTGTTTCTGCTCATCTGGTCCAGAGGGCGGCTGAAAATGCCAAAGCTCTCTCGTACGGACTGGCTCTTGCTCGCGGTATTGGGGGTAGTTGGCGTATTCATTAACCAGTGGTCCTTCTACAAAGGACTCGTTACAGCTGATCCGACCACCTCGGCCCTGATCCTGGCGCTGACGCCGATTACAACCGCTCTTTTGGCTGCCTTGTTCTTGAAAGAGTCGCTGACTGGTCGCATGGCAATCGGTTCGGTAATCGGTACATCCGGGGTTATATTCGTCATTTATACAGGGGCAGAGCTGCATTTTGATGTCGGTATCCTCTGGATTGTATTGACGATGCTGACGTTCGCTACCTCGATCATCCTCGTCAGGTTGTTGGGACATCGACTCCCTCCACTCGTGACGACGCTCGTATCCAATTTGATCGGCTTTGGATCGCTGCTGCCTTTTGTCCTGATCAGCATCCCTACGGCCATGGTAAGCACCAGCCTTTCATCCTGGCTTCTCTTGTTTGTCACCGGTGTCGTCATGCACGGCATTGTGACGTTAATCTGGAACAGCCAACTACAGAAGGTAGGCGCTGCCAAAGCCGCGATGTTTGCCAACCTGGAACCGTTTATTGCCATGCTTTTCGGCTTGTTATTGCTGGCAAAGCCTGTTACAGGCGTACAGTTTTTCGGTGCGATTCTCATCATCGCGGGCGTGACCTTGACCACAACCTCCAAGGAACCGCGTAAAAAGAAGAACCCCTCCTCGCTTTCATCCTGA
- a CDS encoding ABC transporter substrate-binding protein, whose product MGFRSWISVALQLTMATALLVGCSQPAATPDSASPSGANGVTLKMVESITSPQRTALLKDMLAQFEAKNPGIKVDLISPPFEGADQKITQMLMAKEELDVLEVREFNAKQFSMNGFIENLKPYTDKWKNYDQLTDVAKRRATWVDKTPYYIPNGLYQRVLYYRTDWFKEAGIEVPKTWDELLVAAKKLTDPSKNRYGYSFRGGATGWDYALITMWAYNGTEVDPDSAFFMKDGRTLFSTPQSLEAMQYYKQLYKEGSPKDSVSWGFQEMVQGFVAGSTAMLIQDPDVIDGAKEKMQEGTWATAPIPLGPSGVAQQVVGGPGWGMTAYSKHKEEAWKLIAFLSDPEQSTHFAKKTSTIPVVKSAAEDEFYKTGYFQPFIEMSQQPTKFLDVSRPVDYKGWGAWQSTADKDIQSFLLDQLTAEDLLKKWDQYWTKEKAERK is encoded by the coding sequence ATGGGATTTCGTTCCTGGATTTCTGTGGCGCTCCAATTAACGATGGCGACAGCATTGCTTGTAGGCTGTAGTCAACCGGCGGCCACTCCTGACTCAGCATCGCCGTCAGGTGCGAATGGCGTCACGCTAAAAATGGTCGAGAGCATTACTAGCCCGCAACGAACTGCGCTGTTAAAAGACATGCTAGCCCAGTTTGAAGCGAAGAATCCGGGGATCAAAGTCGATCTTATTTCACCTCCATTCGAAGGAGCGGATCAGAAGATCACACAGATGCTGATGGCAAAAGAAGAGCTGGACGTACTAGAAGTTCGTGAATTCAATGCCAAGCAGTTTTCGATGAACGGCTTTATTGAAAATTTGAAGCCCTACACAGACAAATGGAAAAATTACGATCAGCTGACGGACGTCGCCAAACGGCGTGCCACCTGGGTGGACAAGACTCCTTATTACATTCCGAATGGACTGTACCAGCGCGTCTTGTATTATCGGACGGATTGGTTTAAGGAAGCAGGGATCGAGGTGCCGAAGACGTGGGATGAGCTCTTGGTCGCAGCCAAAAAGCTGACGGACCCTTCCAAAAACCGCTACGGGTACAGCTTCCGGGGAGGAGCGACCGGGTGGGATTACGCGCTGATCACGATGTGGGCCTACAACGGGACGGAGGTCGACCCTGACTCTGCCTTTTTCATGAAGGATGGACGCACGCTCTTCTCCACGCCGCAATCATTGGAAGCGATGCAGTATTACAAACAGCTTTACAAGGAAGGCTCTCCAAAAGATTCCGTGAGCTGGGGCTTTCAGGAGATGGTACAGGGCTTTGTAGCGGGTTCGACTGCCATGCTGATTCAAGACCCTGACGTTATTGATGGAGCCAAGGAAAAGATGCAGGAAGGGACGTGGGCGACCGCTCCGATTCCGCTTGGTCCTTCGGGTGTTGCTCAACAAGTAGTCGGTGGACCGGGATGGGGGATGACTGCGTACTCGAAGCACAAGGAAGAGGCGTGGAAGCTGATTGCATTCCTCTCTGATCCTGAACAGAGCACTCATTTTGCGAAAAAGACTTCCACGATCCCTGTCGTGAAAAGCGCGGCCGAAGATGAATTTTACAAGACAGGTTACTTCCAGCCGTTTATTGAGATGAGCCAGCAGCCGACGAAGTTCCTCGATGTTTCACGTCCTGTGGACTACAAAGGCTGGGGAGCCTGGCAAAGCACGGCGGATAAAGATATTCAGAGCTTTTTGCTCGATCAGCTCACCGCAGAGGACCTGTTGAAAAAATGGGATCAATACTGGACAAAAGAAAAAGCCGAGCGAAAGTAG
- a CDS encoding serine hydrolase domain-containing protein has protein sequence MDHASVSALEAFVQQFMQKEKVPGLSIGISRDGETIYQKGFGVTDLGTNQPVTPETIFGIASVTKSFTAAAIMQLVAEGKLSVDEPIRNYLPDLQAKGDIHTDKITIHHLLSHTSGVPPLLRREELTRLPEHIAYLNEVQFEPLGMPGEYISYSNDMFLLLGAIIERVTGQRYRTYVTERLLAPLEMNRSTYNLEEVAGFADVSVPYVKGEEQQLKKVSWPMLGNYEVGGGIRSCVVDLLKYGQLYVNAGRYQEKQVVDGASLRAMWQPVHRLTKDTWYGYALKTTPGYAGITLVEHGGGQPGVSSNFGFVPEKGLVVTVLSNLENVPIRGVWLAAVNAALGLPLTHKEDEAPLYTPTREELEKLVGTYTSGEGGRLRLFLREDAPVAEVAGMEYALRASSHDTLIDVQNGQPLRFFFKKQQQAWAVLMGLRMLCRSEDKF, from the coding sequence ATGGACCACGCAAGCGTTTCAGCTCTGGAAGCATTTGTGCAACAGTTCATGCAGAAGGAAAAGGTGCCGGGGCTCTCCATTGGCATCTCTCGGGATGGTGAGACCATCTATCAAAAAGGCTTTGGTGTTACCGATCTGGGGACGAATCAGCCAGTAACACCCGAGACCATTTTCGGCATTGCTTCGGTTACCAAATCGTTTACGGCTGCCGCTATCATGCAGCTCGTGGCAGAAGGCAAGCTGTCTGTTGACGAACCGATTCGCAACTATTTGCCTGATCTACAAGCAAAGGGAGACATACATACGGACAAAATCACGATCCATCATTTGCTCTCTCATACTTCAGGTGTTCCACCGCTGCTACGCCGTGAAGAACTGACGAGACTGCCTGAGCATATTGCCTATTTGAACGAAGTCCAATTTGAACCCCTTGGTATGCCGGGTGAGTATATCAGTTACAGTAACGACATGTTTCTCCTGCTGGGAGCTATTATCGAACGTGTCACTGGGCAGCGCTACCGTACCTATGTAACAGAACGCCTGCTAGCGCCGCTCGAAATGAATCGCTCGACCTATAACCTGGAAGAAGTGGCTGGCTTTGCCGATGTCTCCGTCCCTTATGTCAAAGGGGAGGAGCAGCAACTGAAAAAGGTGTCGTGGCCCATGCTTGGCAACTATGAAGTGGGGGGAGGCATCCGCTCCTGCGTCGTTGATTTGCTGAAATACGGCCAGCTCTATGTCAATGCCGGGCGCTATCAAGAGAAGCAGGTAGTAGATGGGGCCTCTCTTAGAGCCATGTGGCAGCCAGTTCATCGACTGACAAAAGACACCTGGTATGGCTACGCGCTCAAAACAACGCCTGGTTATGCAGGAATAACGCTAGTTGAGCATGGTGGCGGTCAGCCCGGGGTGTCGTCGAACTTCGGATTCGTTCCGGAAAAAGGGCTAGTCGTCACCGTTCTTTCCAATCTGGAAAATGTGCCGATTCGGGGCGTCTGGCTGGCTGCTGTGAATGCTGCCCTTGGTTTACCGCTTACACACAAAGAAGACGAAGCCCCGCTCTATACGCCAACGAGAGAAGAGCTAGAGAAGCTCGTCGGGACGTACACGTCAGGAGAAGGCGGAAGATTGCGGCTCTTCCTTCGAGAGGATGCTCCTGTAGCAGAAGTAGCTGGCATGGAGTACGCGTTACGGGCCAGTAGCCACGATACGCTGATCGATGTACAAAACGGTCAACCGCTCCGTTTCTTTTTCAAAAAACAGCAGCAAGCATGGGCGGTCCTCATGGGGCTGAGGATGCTCTGTAGGAGCGAAGACAAGTTCTAG
- a CDS encoding MarR family winged helix-turn-helix transcriptional regulator, producing MELFNLTGFLLHRTDMKMTNYFKKRLKQLEITPEQWGILSIMDGERAITQKDLSDAIDRDQTTVVRMIYSLEKKGIVIRTLNDADRRSHNLLLSDKGMELKSKLLPVVTDAHNHVTQNLTDVEIAELHALLDKLYQVVKDE from the coding sequence ATGGAATTATTCAATCTGACCGGATTTCTTCTTCACCGTACAGATATGAAAATGACGAACTATTTTAAGAAAAGGTTAAAGCAATTGGAGATCACGCCAGAGCAATGGGGCATTCTTAGCATCATGGATGGAGAAAGAGCGATCACACAAAAGGATCTTTCGGATGCGATTGACCGCGATCAAACCACCGTCGTCAGAATGATTTACTCGCTTGAAAAAAAGGGAATCGTCATTCGTACATTAAATGACGCGGATCGACGCTCACATAATTTGTTACTGAGTGACAAAGGGATGGAGCTAAAATCAAAGCTTCTACCCGTCGTTACCGATGCGCATAACCATGTAACGCAAAACCTTACCGATGTAGAGATTGCGGAATTGCATGCTTTACTCGACAAACTCTATCAAGTCGTAAAAGATGAATAA
- a CDS encoding sodium:solute symporter family transporter, producing the protein MTYLSFREYVVGAAKIGIGLGVVSILARWVTGNTIFGSPEALVKYGIFGGIGFALMGAFALSMFGLLGRKVRRELSEGMTIGDYMRDKLHPFGYWLMIIILLITTIEAMFVQGMAGGVLLNILFGFPIPLGLLCFFVFCVLFAGIGGIRSIHRFAIVQIVITFAAVILIPVYFFVGKGVEHVYNGLRLYHPYLLVLNNNEGLFFIITGLLIGFGQVFVDQASWQRLYMMEEKKIVPTFLVSGLIFATVPLAFSSLIIIVLFTGGFDDIYSLLFDLVRKIDTMILLVLFVLCAFGAIMSAFGAGLHSMISLMVNNVYQLFRPDASERQKIRLGYILAIAIGALSYGLTIYFQPTLLDLLFFFGIMYASLFLPVVVIVLTKGKAPTFILISAVMGFVAGYSSRMYVDPMMAIWIASLCTALVLTAYLCMTWLWKRYIRTPDHTR; encoded by the coding sequence TTGACCTACTTATCTTTTCGCGAATATGTGGTCGGTGCAGCAAAAATCGGCATCGGGCTTGGGGTCGTCTCGATCCTCGCCCGCTGGGTGACCGGAAACACGATATTCGGTTCACCGGAAGCACTCGTCAAATACGGGATATTTGGCGGGATCGGCTTCGCTTTGATGGGAGCATTTGCCCTCAGTATGTTTGGACTTCTTGGGCGAAAGGTCCGCCGTGAGTTATCAGAAGGGATGACCATCGGGGACTACATGCGGGACAAGCTGCATCCGTTTGGTTACTGGCTAATGATCATCATCCTTTTGATTACGACGATTGAAGCGATGTTCGTCCAGGGAATGGCTGGGGGCGTATTGCTGAACATCTTGTTTGGCTTCCCGATCCCGCTCGGCTTGCTCTGCTTTTTCGTATTTTGTGTGCTGTTTGCAGGCATCGGGGGAATCCGCTCGATCCATCGTTTTGCCATCGTGCAAATTGTCATTACGTTTGCTGCCGTCATCCTGATTCCCGTCTACTTTTTCGTCGGAAAAGGTGTCGAGCACGTCTATAACGGACTGCGCCTTTACCATCCTTACCTTCTGGTGCTCAACAACAACGAGGGTCTTTTTTTTATCATTACCGGGCTGTTGATCGGGTTTGGTCAAGTGTTTGTCGATCAGGCATCGTGGCAGCGGCTCTATATGATGGAAGAGAAAAAGATCGTCCCTACTTTTCTGGTGTCCGGACTCATTTTTGCCACCGTACCACTGGCGTTTTCCTCGCTAATCATCATCGTCCTTTTTACGGGCGGTTTTGATGATATTTACTCGCTGTTGTTTGATCTCGTACGCAAGATTGACACGATGATCTTACTTGTATTATTTGTTCTCTGTGCCTTTGGTGCGATCATGTCCGCTTTCGGGGCGGGGCTTCATTCCATGATCAGTCTGATGGTCAACAACGTCTATCAGCTGTTCCGCCCAGACGCTTCGGAACGGCAAAAAATCCGTTTGGGCTACATCCTTGCCATTGCCATCGGTGCGCTTTCGTATGGTTTGACGATCTACTTCCAGCCGACCTTGCTGGATTTGCTGTTCTTCTTTGGCATTATGTATGCCTCGCTGTTTTTGCCTGTCGTCGTCATCGTGTTGACGAAGGGCAAAGCACCTACTTTCATTTTGATCAGCGCAGTAATGGGATTCGTCGCAGGCTATAGCAGCCGGATGTACGTCGATCCGATGATGGCAATCTGGATTGCCTCCTTATGTACAGCTTTGGTCTTAACCGCCTACTTGTGCATGACCTGGCTATGGAAACGGTACATCCGAACGCCGGATCACACTCGCTGA
- a CDS encoding DoxX family protein, which produces MFLIVLQVVVAIFFMFTGTKIISGKMANEFDRFGLPPIFNFLTGFIEIISSIGLIIGIWFSIAALLSGLLLGVTMLVAAFILLVIARDPFPKAIPALVLCILSFFISTYHYLA; this is translated from the coding sequence ATGTTCCTAATCGTTTTGCAAGTCGTGGTAGCGATTTTCTTTATGTTTACAGGTACAAAAATTATTTCCGGTAAAATGGCGAATGAATTTGACCGCTTTGGACTCCCACCCATTTTTAACTTCTTAACTGGCTTTATCGAGATCATCAGTTCCATTGGCTTGATTATTGGAATATGGTTTTCGATCGCGGCATTATTATCTGGATTGCTTTTAGGCGTGACTATGTTGGTTGCTGCCTTCATCCTGCTTGTGATTGCTAGAGATCCTTTTCCAAAAGCAATACCGGCACTCGTTCTTTGCATTCTCTCCTTTTTCATCTCGACGTATCATTATTTAGCCTAG
- a CDS encoding carbohydrate ABC transporter permease: MDTQKPIVMMTKQVVPEGKKSFRISKEGRFIFLCLLPAILFVSVFTYYPLVRGIIMSFQNYTLFDLMNIQFIGLDNFVNVLTSPDFPRVAMNSFYWVFFSLVFQLLFGFMLALMMQKKFRGRGIYQAFLFFPWAMSGFLIGLIWRWMFNAQFGVINDLLLKTGLIDAPISFLADGTWAMAAVIIANIWYGVAFFAIMILAALQSIPEELYEAAAMDGAGRIQQFWRVTLPYIMPTILVTILLRVIWILNFPDIIYAMTNGAPAGSTHIFATYMIDKVIFGQDYGQASAVGVIIVVILMLFTIFYVKATKVEKGGDF, translated from the coding sequence TTGGACACACAAAAACCCATCGTCATGATGACGAAGCAGGTTGTGCCGGAAGGGAAGAAATCGTTCCGGATTTCCAAAGAAGGTCGTTTTATATTTTTGTGCCTGTTACCCGCCATTTTGTTTGTTTCGGTCTTTACGTATTATCCACTCGTGCGTGGAATCATCATGTCTTTTCAGAACTACACGCTTTTTGATTTGATGAATATTCAGTTCATCGGGCTGGACAATTTTGTGAATGTACTGACAAGCCCGGACTTCCCGCGTGTTGCCATGAACAGCTTTTACTGGGTGTTTTTCTCCCTTGTCTTTCAATTGCTGTTTGGCTTCATGCTGGCCCTTATGATGCAAAAAAAATTTCGCGGGAGAGGGATTTATCAGGCATTTCTCTTTTTTCCGTGGGCGATGTCCGGCTTTCTGATTGGGCTGATTTGGCGGTGGATGTTCAATGCCCAGTTTGGCGTTATTAACGATTTGCTCTTGAAAACGGGACTGATCGATGCGCCGATCTCCTTTTTGGCGGATGGAACTTGGGCGATGGCTGCCGTCATTATCGCGAATATTTGGTATGGCGTCGCGTTTTTTGCCATCATGATTCTGGCTGCCCTGCAATCGATTCCAGAGGAGCTGTACGAAGCGGCGGCGATGGATGGAGCGGGGCGGATTCAGCAGTTTTGGCGGGTGACACTGCCGTATATCATGCCTACGATTCTGGTGACGATCCTATTGCGGGTCATCTGGATTCTTAACTTTCCGGACATTATTTACGCGATGACAAATGGAGCTCCTGCAGGCTCCACGCATATATTCGCTACCTACATGATCGATAAAGTGATCTTTGGACAAGACTACGGGCAAGCCTCGGCTGTAGGTGTCATCATCGTGGTGATTTTGATGTTATTCACGATCTTCTACGTGAAAGCGACCAAAGTAGAGAAGGGAGGGGACTTCTGA